The Nitrospira sp. KM1 genome includes a window with the following:
- a CDS encoding FAD-dependent oxidoreductase, translating to MPLPRSAATGKLKNRHGIAIVGAGLSGLTAAHFIAQWSNIPITIFESDSHPGGRVSTSQSPPGEHGARYLLGSELDVTPGTKYWRDYGLPDGRNIRALFRTLKVRVTRFGGKDWPRWCLLSPFRSMRLDPTGKNLLKDFRAAATLIGRLQSEMNPDNGKFKDWIKTSCLLEGKSLTIIKMILAGESCAPWTHLSTAYALECLASAVNANEKWFQIRGGSTALIDNLSRPFHERICWNSACTRVTTVSGDTVQVTYKNSRGLNRSYFDGAIVSSSDGDALTGQYTFRRHFHSYISMLFEFDAKPRLLKIPTADLCSGLYTDDRLVNYLELEDTKRSTRRWVFRILIPDAGKFLRWSDKDLETRCVKTLMRLGLNGKPLNAPSVKRWANGLPCGGTRRSYDRVSEKVYLCGDRYGRWPSMAAAIVSGARAAEALLSELEK from the coding sequence ATGCCGCTTCCTCGTTCGGCTGCAACCGGAAAACTGAAAAATCGGCATGGCATCGCAATCGTTGGGGCAGGATTATCCGGCTTAACGGCTGCTCATTTCATCGCACAATGGAGCAATATCCCAATAACCATCTTCGAATCCGATAGCCATCCCGGCGGCAGGGTATCCACTTCCCAAAGCCCTCCCGGCGAGCATGGCGCGAGGTATCTGCTGGGCAGTGAATTGGATGTGACACCTGGGACCAAATACTGGAGAGACTATGGATTACCCGATGGCAGAAACATCCGCGCTTTGTTTCGCACGTTGAAGGTGCGCGTCACGAGATTTGGAGGCAAGGATTGGCCCCGTTGGTGCCTTCTGAGCCCATTCCGTTCCATGCGGCTCGATCCCACTGGAAAGAATCTCCTCAAAGACTTTCGTGCTGCCGCAACTCTCATCGGCAGACTTCAATCAGAGATGAATCCGGACAACGGGAAGTTCAAGGATTGGATCAAAACCTCCTGTCTCCTTGAAGGAAAGTCTCTCACAATCATCAAGATGATTCTTGCCGGCGAATCTTGCGCGCCGTGGACTCATCTCTCAACCGCATATGCCCTGGAGTGTCTAGCCTCGGCAGTCAATGCGAATGAAAAGTGGTTTCAGATCCGGGGAGGTTCTACCGCTCTCATAGACAACTTATCTCGACCATTTCATGAAAGGATTTGCTGGAACAGTGCCTGTACGCGAGTTACAACGGTTTCAGGCGATACCGTACAAGTGACATACAAGAACAGCAGAGGTTTGAATAGATCTTACTTTGATGGCGCCATTGTGAGTTCGTCCGATGGCGACGCACTTACCGGGCAATACACCTTCCGGCGGCACTTTCATTCGTACATCAGCATGCTCTTCGAGTTCGATGCGAAGCCCAGACTTCTCAAGATACCGACCGCTGATCTGTGTAGTGGGCTTTATACTGACGATCGCCTCGTGAACTATCTAGAACTGGAGGACACGAAGAGAAGTACGCGTAGATGGGTCTTTCGAATCCTTATTCCCGACGCAGGCAAGTTTCTGCGGTGGTCGGACAAAGACCTTGAAACACGGTGCGTGAAGACCTTGATGCGACTTGGGCTAAACGGAAAGCCCCTCAATGCTCCGAGTGTCAAACGTTGGGCAAATGGGCTTCCTTGCGGAGGGACCAGGCGGAGTTACGACAGAGTTTCCGAGAAAGTCTACCTTTGCGGAGATCGCTATGGGAGGTGGCCTTCGATGGCCGCCGCGATCGTCAGTGGAGCAAGAGCGGCGGAAGCTCTGCTAAGCGAACTGGAGAAGTAA
- a CDS encoding VOC family protein, giving the protein MKISEFAFVVYPSTDRDRSKAFYEEVLGLSPSMSLDIPGGFWIEYEIGPHTLAIGKEPFLKPSGDGPHLALEVDDFDRTIEHLRRHNVQFAHEPFDLPGCRAAILLDPDGNKLGIHQRKRTV; this is encoded by the coding sequence ATGAAGATTTCTGAATTTGCCTTCGTCGTCTATCCGTCGACGGACCGTGATCGGTCCAAAGCCTTTTATGAGGAAGTGCTCGGACTTTCACCTTCGATGTCACTCGATATCCCCGGCGGCTTCTGGATCGAGTACGAGATCGGTCCGCACACCTTGGCGATCGGAAAGGAACCGTTTCTGAAGCCCTCAGGTGATGGCCCACACCTGGCGCTGGAAGTGGACGACTTCGACCGGACGATCGAGCATCTCAGGCGCCACAACGTACAGTTCGCTCATGAACCGTTCGACCTGCCAGGCTGCCGAGCCGCGATCCTTTTGGACCCCGACGGCAACAAGCTGGGCATTCATCAACGAAAGAGGACAGTCTAA
- a CDS encoding patatin-like phospholipase family protein: protein MPLCLAFWSCEYVRPTLNAPLIQYAPAGGYRLLNLAPPEADNSDGLFLAATFSGGEVRASALAFGVLRELARHEIAWQGRHKRLLDELDVIFALSGGSFTAAYCALYGDRLFDDFEYRFLRKDWDTELRTRVLWSPSNWIRLWSPYFGRAHLLAELLDEALFDRKTYADLAARRQRPLLAIHATDMTSLSRFEFTLKNYAGQCRHQPLDFLERARREGGVSAQVASEALSYLDVKKRPYVHLVDGGLADNMALRGIIEGVGLVGGHEQLLKLSGVKNIQKLVVLAVNAETSPDALEYRSDHVPIMSQAMRSMIDVPINRYSFDTVMLIRLALKQWQEDLRDKPRGVDSPFAPDAKIHFINASLAEIVDPDERLALMKIPTSLYLTEDQIDRLPCRIRPHPS, encoded by the coding sequence GTGCCTCTATGTCTCGCATTCTGGAGTTGCGAATACGTTCGCCCCACTCTCAATGCTCCCTTGATTCAATACGCACCCGCCGGCGGCTATCGTCTCCTGAATCTGGCGCCACCTGAGGCTGACAATTCCGACGGCCTTTTTCTGGCCGCCACATTTTCCGGTGGTGAGGTCCGTGCCTCGGCGCTCGCCTTCGGGGTCTTACGAGAACTGGCACGTCATGAGATCGCCTGGCAAGGCAGGCACAAGCGACTCCTCGATGAGCTCGATGTCATCTTCGCGTTATCCGGAGGCTCCTTCACCGCCGCATATTGTGCCTTGTACGGCGATCGCCTTTTTGACGATTTTGAATACCGCTTCTTGCGCAAAGATTGGGATACGGAACTCAGAACTCGGGTGTTGTGGTCGCCGAGTAATTGGATCCGGCTCTGGTCTCCCTATTTTGGCCGTGCACACCTCTTGGCTGAACTCCTGGACGAGGCTTTGTTTGACAGGAAGACGTATGCCGACCTGGCAGCCCGCCGCCAGCGACCCTTGCTTGCGATCCATGCAACCGATATGACCTCGCTCTCCAGGTTCGAGTTTACGCTCAAAAACTATGCGGGACAGTGCCGGCACCAGCCTCTCGACTTTCTCGAGCGGGCAAGGAGGGAAGGAGGAGTCTCAGCGCAAGTGGCAAGCGAAGCACTGTCCTATCTGGATGTGAAGAAACGCCCGTATGTTCATCTCGTCGATGGCGGCCTGGCGGATAATATGGCGTTACGGGGCATCATTGAAGGAGTTGGGCTCGTTGGAGGGCATGAACAGCTGCTGAAGCTGTCGGGCGTGAAAAACATCCAGAAACTGGTCGTCTTGGCGGTGAACGCCGAGACGAGTCCCGATGCTCTCGAATATCGGAGTGACCATGTACCGATCATGTCCCAGGCGATGAGATCCATGATTGACGTTCCAATAAATCGCTACTCGTTTGACACGGTGATGCTGATACGGCTCGCGCTCAAACAGTGGCAAGAAGATCTCCGTGACAAACCACGTGGCGTGGATAGCCCGTTCGCACCGGATGCCAAGATCCATTTCATCAATGCCAGTCTCGCCGAAATTGTCGATCCGGACGAACGGCTTGCGCTCATGAAGATCCCGACATCGCTCTATCTCACGGAGGACCAGATTGATCGCCTACCGTGCCGCATCCGGCCTCATCCTTCGTGA
- a CDS encoding methyltransferase domain-containing protein, whose protein sequence is MVIDQDKLNNFLGKAIVDIAAAWSANMVLLGDKLGLYKAMADLGPVTSAELAAATETAERYIREWLGNQAAGGYVTYDPATGRYTLPSEQAAALANEDSPYFLPGAFQGIAAAFAANPKIEQRFRTGKGLGWEEHDHQLFEGTARFFRPNYVGNLVSNWIPSLDGVEAKLKSGIRVADVGCGFGASTILMAQAYPNSTFIGFDYHQPSIEAARRQAKGAGVLNATFEVAKSTDYSGSGYGLVTHFDCLHDMGDPVGAAARVKQTLSSDGTWMIVEPFAGDKVEDNLNPVGRVFYAASTMVCVPASLHYNGPALGAQAGEARLREVIMKGGFTRVRRATQTPFNLVLEARP, encoded by the coding sequence ATGGTGATCGATCAGGACAAACTCAATAACTTTCTCGGCAAGGCGATCGTCGATATTGCGGCGGCCTGGAGCGCCAACATGGTGCTGCTCGGCGACAAGCTGGGTCTCTATAAGGCGATGGCGGATCTGGGGCCGGTCACTTCGGCTGAGTTGGCGGCGGCAACGGAGACGGCCGAACGGTACATCCGCGAGTGGCTGGGAAATCAGGCAGCCGGCGGCTATGTGACCTACGATCCCGCAACCGGACGGTACACGTTGCCGAGCGAGCAGGCGGCGGCGTTGGCGAACGAGGACAGCCCGTACTTCCTTCCGGGCGCGTTTCAAGGCATCGCGGCAGCGTTCGCCGCGAATCCCAAGATCGAGCAGCGGTTCAGGACGGGCAAAGGACTGGGGTGGGAGGAACACGACCACCAGCTCTTCGAAGGGACGGCACGGTTCTTCCGCCCGAACTACGTGGGCAACCTCGTTTCGAATTGGATTCCCTCGCTCGACGGGGTGGAGGCGAAACTCAAGAGCGGCATCCGCGTGGCGGACGTCGGCTGCGGCTTCGGCGCCTCGACCATTCTCATGGCGCAGGCCTACCCCAACTCCACCTTCATCGGGTTCGACTATCATCAACCATCCATCGAGGCGGCGCGCCGGCAGGCCAAAGGCGCAGGCGTCTTGAACGCGACGTTCGAAGTGGCCAAGTCAACGGACTATTCTGGAAGCGGCTATGGTCTTGTCACGCATTTCGACTGCCTGCACGATATGGGCGATCCGGTCGGCGCCGCCGCGCGAGTGAAGCAGACGTTGTCATCAGATGGTACGTGGATGATCGTGGAACCCTTCGCAGGGGACAAAGTGGAAGACAATCTGAACCCCGTCGGTCGTGTCTTCTATGCCGCCTCCACGATGGTCTGCGTGCCCGCTTCGTTGCACTATAATGGACCGGCCCTGGGGGCTCAGGCAGGGGAGGCGCGTCTCCGTGAGGTCATCATGAAAGGCGGCTTCACGCGAGTCCGCCGCGCAACTCAGACGCCGTTCAACCTGGTTCTGGAGGCACGGCCCTGA
- a CDS encoding AraC family transcriptional regulator gives MDVLSEVLKAVKLDGAVFFNGEFSTPWCAREPDSCTMATYLSVQSKHVIIFHLVAEGDAYVRMGEDGGRISLVPGDIVVLPHGQAHMMGNGPPVTPMESAGHLPRIVSEGLRLYRFGQGGDVTKLICGYMTCDPQLSQMLLAGLPEIIKINIRDHASGRWLENTLRYSVDHAEASGPGGTAVVAKLSEALFVEALRQYIAGLAPEQTGWLAGVRDPEIGKALALLHREPAKPWTIASLASEVGLSRSVLAERFRYYLSETPIGYLTRWRMHLAAQLLKSTSKSVAEVAGEVGYESEPSFNRAFKRALGIPPARFRSHARPRPDQSAGAANSNGRAKTRRGRRELAVHGERS, from the coding sequence ATGGACGTGCTGTCCGAAGTGCTCAAGGCCGTGAAGCTCGATGGCGCCGTGTTCTTCAACGGCGAATTCTCGACACCCTGGTGCGCGCGTGAGCCGGACTCGTGCACCATGGCAACCTATCTGTCCGTCCAGTCAAAACACGTCATTATTTTCCACCTCGTCGCAGAAGGCGATGCCTACGTCAGAATGGGGGAAGACGGAGGGCGCATCTCACTCGTGCCCGGCGACATCGTGGTGCTTCCGCACGGCCAGGCTCACATGATGGGAAACGGCCCTCCTGTCACGCCGATGGAAAGCGCCGGCCACCTCCCCCGCATCGTCTCCGAAGGACTGCGGCTTTATCGATTCGGCCAAGGCGGGGACGTGACGAAGCTCATCTGCGGCTACATGACCTGTGACCCGCAACTCAGTCAAATGCTCCTCGCGGGGCTGCCCGAGATCATCAAGATCAATATCCGCGACCATGCGTCGGGCCGATGGCTGGAAAATACACTGCGCTACTCGGTTGACCACGCCGAAGCCTCTGGTCCGGGAGGCACTGCAGTCGTTGCGAAATTGTCCGAAGCGTTGTTCGTGGAGGCATTGCGGCAGTATATCGCAGGGCTGGCACCGGAACAGACCGGCTGGCTCGCGGGCGTGCGAGACCCGGAAATTGGCAAGGCCTTGGCCCTTCTGCATCGAGAGCCGGCGAAGCCTTGGACGATTGCCTCGCTCGCGAGCGAAGTGGGGCTATCCCGCTCCGTGCTCGCCGAGCGATTCCGTTATTATCTGTCGGAGACGCCGATCGGCTATCTCACACGGTGGCGAATGCACCTCGCGGCACAGCTCCTCAAGTCGACCTCGAAAAGCGTGGCCGAAGTGGCTGGCGAGGTGGGCTATGAGTCCGAACCGTCATTCAATCGCGCCTTCAAACGAGCCTTGGGAATTCCGCCTGCCCGCTTCCGAAGCCACGCGAGGCCTCGCCCCGACCAATCGGCCGGTGCCGCAAACTCCAATGGCAGGGCAAAAACACGTAGGGGGAGAAGAGAGCTTGCGGTCCACGGCGAACGGTCTTAA
- a CDS encoding GNAT family N-acetyltransferase: MKNTVLRPGTTGDAALCGRIAHEAFKTIAEQHNFPPDFPSADIAVSLLSMVLSRADVHSVIAEIDNRVVGSNFLWEGDTIAAVGPITVAPAAQNESIGRRLMERVLERAFARQHVGVRLVQTAYHSRSLSLYTKLGFRAREPLSVLQGQPLNLALPGYRVRSATLHDLDACNELCFNVHGHNRRSELAHAIADGTARVVEHGNGITGYTTNVGFLGHAVGRTNEEIKALIGATTTFAGPGFLLPTRNTDLLAWCLTRGLRIVQPMTLMSRGLYQKPAGAFLSSVLY, encoded by the coding sequence ATGAAGAACACGGTGCTCCGACCAGGTACGACCGGTGATGCCGCACTCTGTGGGAGAATTGCCCATGAGGCATTTAAAACGATCGCCGAACAGCACAATTTTCCTCCTGACTTTCCCTCCGCGGACATCGCGGTCTCCTTGCTTTCAATGGTGTTGTCACGAGCCGATGTCCATTCAGTGATCGCGGAGATCGATAATCGCGTGGTCGGCAGCAACTTTCTCTGGGAGGGCGATACCATCGCGGCTGTGGGGCCGATCACTGTCGCTCCTGCCGCACAAAACGAGAGCATAGGCCGCCGATTGATGGAGCGGGTGCTGGAACGGGCATTTGCACGACAGCATGTGGGAGTTCGGCTTGTCCAGACCGCCTATCACAGCCGCTCGCTTTCCTTGTATACGAAACTCGGCTTCCGTGCACGCGAACCCCTCTCGGTCTTGCAAGGACAGCCGCTCAATCTGGCTCTGCCGGGTTATCGCGTGCGCTCCGCGACCCTGCACGATTTAGACGCGTGCAATGAACTGTGCTTCAATGTGCATGGGCACAATCGGCGCAGCGAACTCGCGCACGCGATCGCCGACGGAACGGCTCGAGTCGTCGAGCATGGCAATGGGATTACCGGTTACACCACCAATGTCGGATTCTTGGGCCATGCCGTTGGCCGGACGAATGAGGAGATCAAGGCGCTGATCGGTGCAACGACAACGTTTGCCGGTCCGGGATTCTTGCTCCCGACTCGAAACACGGATCTGCTGGCGTGGTGTCTGACGCGTGGCTTACGCATCGTCCAGCCCATGACGCTCATGAGCCGTGGCCTGTATCAGAAACCGGCCGGTGCGTTTCTTTCTTCGGTGTTGTACTGA
- a CDS encoding class I SAM-dependent methyltransferase, with protein sequence MHDSHDGKTVTMTEQEVEAGQAVYSKPILGIYDWFVLGFSNRLIWKCPSRHILALYDRHVTANHLDVGVGTGYFLDSCRFPDASTRLGLMDLNSNCLDAAGKRLARYRPEVYRANVLDPISRDIPSFDSISLTYLLHCLPGTMKTKSAVFRHLKPLLKPNGVMFGATLLSDGVHRSWAAKRLMALYNAKGVFTNDQDDLQGLRTALSEHFTSVTIDVVGCAALFSARG encoded by the coding sequence GTGCATGACTCTCACGATGGAAAGACAGTGACTATGACCGAGCAAGAGGTCGAAGCGGGGCAAGCAGTCTATTCTAAGCCGATTCTCGGGATATACGATTGGTTCGTCTTAGGATTTTCCAACCGTTTGATTTGGAAGTGCCCTTCAAGGCACATTCTTGCATTGTACGATCGACACGTGACGGCGAATCACCTGGACGTCGGCGTGGGCACCGGATACTTTCTCGACTCCTGCCGCTTTCCGGATGCTTCAACGCGACTGGGATTGATGGATTTGAATTCCAACTGCCTCGATGCCGCTGGAAAACGGCTCGCCCGGTATCGCCCGGAAGTCTATAGGGCAAATGTACTCGATCCGATCAGCCGCGATATCCCGAGTTTCGACTCCATCAGCCTGACTTACCTCCTGCACTGTCTGCCTGGGACGATGAAAACCAAGAGCGCGGTGTTTCGACATCTCAAACCGTTGCTCAAGCCAAACGGAGTAATGTTCGGCGCCACGCTGCTCTCCGATGGTGTGCATCGCAGTTGGGCTGCCAAGCGGCTGATGGCCCTTTATAATGCCAAGGGCGTGTTTACGAACGATCAAGACGATCTCCAAGGTTTGCGAACCGCGCTCTCGGAGCATTTCACCTCAGTGACCATTGACGTCGTGGGATGTGCCGCCTTGTTTTCGGCTCGCGGGTGA